The following is a genomic window from Candidatus Thermoplasmatota archaeon.
ACGCCCAGTCCTTCGGCTGGGACCTGCAGAAGTATCAGGACGATGAGACCTTGGCGATAGTCAAGCTCGAGCCTGCTGACGTGAAGACTACGCTCACAAGGGTGAAGAGCGAGCTGCCCGCGTTCATCAGTAAGTTCAAGGCAGACAGGCTGGCGATAGACTCCATATCTCTGCTGAACATGATGTTCCCAGACGAAGTGAAGAGGAGGACCCAGCTCTTCGAGCTGTACCGGCAGATCAAGTCGACGGGCGCGACCGCCTTGCTGACGGCGGAGGCTAAGGACGACAATCCTAGGTCATCGAGGGACGGCCTTGTGGAATACGTCTCGGACGGCGTCATACTCCTCCTCTTCAACGAACCCGAAGGGTCCAAGGAGACCCAGCTGGTCATCCAGATTGTCAAGGTGAGGAGAAGAAAGCACTTGAGACAGAAGAAGCCCTACCTCATCACGAGTCACGGCATCGAGGTCCACACAGAGGCGGACGTATTCTAGCTCGTCCCCATCTCTTCCTTCAGGACGCGGCCCAGGCGCTTGATTCCTTCCTCGACCTCTTCTTCGGTGGGATAGCTGAAGTTGAGGCGCATGCTGTCCCTCCCGCCACTGTCGAACCGGAATGCCGCGCCGTGCACGTAGGCGACTTTGCGCTCGATCGCTTTGATGACCATCTTCTTCGTGTCCACCCCGGGAGCCGTCGCCCAGGTGAACATCCCTCCGTCTGGCCGCACCCACTCGACCCCCTCGGGGAAATAGGTCTCCATGGCCTCGAGCATTATGTTCCTCTTCGACCCGTAGATCTTCTTGATCTTCTCGATGTGGGAGTCCACCAGACCACGATGGAGATACTCATATGCGATGTACTGCGAGAACGTGGAGGTGCACAGATCGGTTGACTGCTTCGCGGTCACGAGGCTGTCCAGTATCTCCGTGGGCGCGACCGCCCACCCGAGCCTCAGTCCGGGTGCGAGGATCTTGGAGAACGTGCCAAGGTAGAAGACGTGTCCGTCCTCGTTGTCATAGGCCATCAGCGGGTCGATGTGGTCACCCTCGTACCTCAGTTCCCCGTAGGGGTCGTCCTCAAGGGCCAGGACATCGTACTCCTTCAGGATCTCTATCATCCTCTTCCTGTTCTCGGCGGGCATCGTGACGCCGGCGGGATTGTGGAATGTGGGGAGAACGTAGATGAACTTGGGCATCTTGCCCTCCTTCCGCTGCTCCTTCAGTTTCTCCTCGAGTACGTCGAGGTTCATGCCGTCGGCCTCCAGCGGGATCCCGATGAAGTCGGCCTGGAATGCGCCGAACGCATTTATCCCTCCAAGATAGGAGGGCAGAGAACATGCGACGAAGTCATGGGCATCCAGAAAGATTTTCGCAATCAAGTCGAGGGCCTGCTGACATCCGTGGGTCACAAGGATGTTCTCGTGCGTGCACTTCACGCCGAGCTTGTTCATCCTCTTGGCCAGCTCCTTCCTGAGCGGAGCGAGTCCTTCGGTCGTCCCGTACTGGAGCGCAACGCTCCCCTTTTCATCGAGGACGTCGATCGTTATGTCCTTCACGACATCGATGGGGAAGGCCTCCGGGCAGGGAAGTCCTCCAGCGAAGGAGATAATCTCAGGCTTCTGCGTGAGCTTCAGTAGCTCCCTTATCTCGGATCTCCTCATCTCGGCGATTCTGCCGGAAAAGAGACTGCTGAATTCAACCATTATCCCACCGATTTCGAGATGAGGTGAGAAGCATATATCATTTGTTTGACAAACAGTAGCACTGGCACATGAAGGCATTAAAAACATATACTGGGGGGGGATACCAAAGTGGCGATTCCTGTGAGGCTGCTGCGGAAGGGAAAGGTCAAGGACGTGTACGAAGTGAACGAGGGAGAGCTGGAGTTCCAGTTCTCGGACAGGATCTCGGTCTTTGACGTTATTGTGCCCACCCGCATTCCCAGGAAGGGAGAGGTCCTCTGCAGGATGGGTGCGCTCTGGTTCAGCGAGCTCAAGGACCTGGGTATCAGAACGCATTTTCTCGAGCTGAAGGGTCCAGACAGAATGAGGGTGAGGAGGACGAGGGTACCGAAAGAGTACGAGGGGCTTCCTCGATCCAACTACATGATACCGGTCGAGTGGATAAACAGGCACTACGTGGCGGGCTCGCTCCACAGACGACTGCAGGACGGGGGCATAGCGCCACGCTCCCTGGGATTCGAGACGGATGACGTTCCAGCTTATGGTGAGATGCTTCCGGTCCCCTTTTTCGAGCAGACGACCAAGTTCGAGAGCCATGACAGGGTCATCGACAGGGAAGAGGCCATGAACCTGAGCGGAATGACGGAGGACGAGTACAATGAGGTCAGGGACTTGGTCTTCATGATCGACGACCTGATTGAGAACAGAGTCAAGGGTGCGGACCTCACTCACGTGGACGGGAAGAAGGAGTTCGCGTTCGACGGGGATCGCAACCTGATGGTGGTAGACACGTTCGGGACGCCGGACGAGGACAGATTCTGGCAGAGGAGCAAGATGGACGAGGGCATGTTCATCGAGATGAGCAAGGAGCCCGTGAGGAAGTACTACGAATCGACCGGGTACCTCGACGACCTTACGAGAGCCAGGGACAAGGGCATGCCAGATCCGCCGATCCCTCCCCTTCCGGACGAGGAGGTCGAGTCCATATCTGGCCTCTACGCTGACGTCTATGAGCGGATAACTGGAGAACCTCTGTGAGAACCTGGAGTTGATTGGATGAAGTTCCACGAGTACAAGGCAAAAGAGCTCTTCGGAGACTACGGCATTCCCGTCCCAAGGGGCGTACTTGCCACGAGCGGGAAGGACATCAAGGGACTGGACTATCCAGTTGTCGTCAAGGCTCAGGTTCTCATCGGCGGGAGAAAGAAGGCCGGCGGCGTGAAGTTCGCGGATTCCCCTGAGGAAGCTTCCCGAGCGGTCGACGAGATTATCGGGATGGACATCCGCGGATACGAAGTGCGGCAGGTTCTCGTGGAGGAGCGCGCGGAAATCTCGAAGGAATACTACCTCGGAATCACGATAGACAGGGAGGAGAGGGCCCCGTTGCTGATGACCAGCGCGGAGGGCGGCGTCGAAATCGAGTCCGTTCCAGACGACAAGATACTCAAGAGGCACATCCCGCCCTTCTCGGTTCTCCCGTCCTACGTGCTGCGGGACGCATCCAAGTTCCTTGGGCTGGCGAAGGAGGAGGGGAAGGCCTTCTCCGCGATCGCGAGGGCGATGTTCCGCCTCTTCGAGAAGGAGGACGCCGAGCTCGTGGAGATAAACCCGCTCGTGCTCACGTCAAAGGGAGAGTTTGTTGCGGTGGATGCGAAGCTCACGTCCGAC
Proteins encoded in this region:
- a CDS encoding KaiC domain-containing protein, translated to MELIGTGVEGLDEMLGGGIPRNHIVTVLGAFGTGKTTLSLQFIMEGLTKGEKCIFITLEEAVESIKMNAQSFGWDLQKYQDDETLAIVKLEPADVKTTLTRVKSELPAFISKFKADRLAIDSISLLNMMFPDEVKRRTQLFELYRQIKSTGATALLTAEAKDDNPRSSRDGLVEYVSDGVILLLFNEPEGSKETQLVIQIVKVRRRKHLRQKKPYLITSHGIEVHTEADVF
- a CDS encoding PLP-dependent aminotransferase family protein — encoded protein: MVEFSSLFSGRIAEMRRSEIRELLKLTQKPEIISFAGGLPCPEAFPIDVVKDITIDVLDEKGSVALQYGTTEGLAPLRKELAKRMNKLGVKCTHENILVTHGCQQALDLIAKIFLDAHDFVACSLPSYLGGINAFGAFQADFIGIPLEADGMNLDVLEEKLKEQRKEGKMPKFIYVLPTFHNPAGVTMPAENRKRMIEILKEYDVLALEDDPYGELRYEGDHIDPLMAYDNEDGHVFYLGTFSKILAPGLRLGWAVAPTEILDSLVTAKQSTDLCTSTFSQYIAYEYLHRGLVDSHIEKIKKIYGSKRNIMLEAMETYFPEGVEWVRPDGGMFTWATAPGVDTKKMVIKAIERKVAYVHGAAFRFDSGGRDSMRLNFSYPTEEEVEEGIKRLGRVLKEEMGTS
- a CDS encoding phosphoribosylaminoimidazolesuccinocarboxamide synthase, whose protein sequence is MAIPVRLLRKGKVKDVYEVNEGELEFQFSDRISVFDVIVPTRIPRKGEVLCRMGALWFSELKDLGIRTHFLELKGPDRMRVRRTRVPKEYEGLPRSNYMIPVEWINRHYVAGSLHRRLQDGGIAPRSLGFETDDVPAYGEMLPVPFFEQTTKFESHDRVIDREEAMNLSGMTEDEYNEVRDLVFMIDDLIENRVKGADLTHVDGKKEFAFDGDRNLMVVDTFGTPDEDRFWQRSKMDEGMFIEMSKEPVRKYYESTGYLDDLTRARDKGMPDPPIPPLPDEEVESISGLYADVYERITGEPL
- the sucC gene encoding ADP-forming succinate--CoA ligase subunit beta, producing the protein MKFHEYKAKELFGDYGIPVPRGVLATSGKDIKGLDYPVVVKAQVLIGGRKKAGGVKFADSPEEASRAVDEIIGMDIRGYEVRQVLVEERAEISKEYYLGITIDREERAPLLMTSAEGGVEIESVPDDKILKRHIPPFSVLPSYVLRDASKFLGLAKEEGKAFSAIARAMFRLFEKEDAELVEINPLVLTSKGEFVAVDAKLTSDDSALYRHKELQGMEQDLTPLEREAKSKGIAFIQLDGDIGVIANGAGLTMATLDMISLKGGKGGVFLDLGGTDDPEKVKEAFRLMKKAKPSVIFLNIFGGITKCDSVAQGVKEVLDEEGIDVAVVARIKGVNEDEAKQILRDAGFVAVSSLERAAEETVRLRG